Proteins encoded together in one Lathyrus oleraceus cultivar Zhongwan6 chromosome 5, CAAS_Psat_ZW6_1.0, whole genome shotgun sequence window:
- the LOC127079702 gene encoding photosystem I P700 chlorophyll a apoprotein A2, with protein MNERLGIQLCIIWDPHFGQPAVEAFTRGGALGPVNIAYSGVYQWWYTIGLRTNEDLYTGAIFLLFLSFISLLAGWLHLQPKWKPSVSWFKNAESRLNHHLSGLFGVSSLAWAGHLVHVAIPGSRGEYVRWNNFLSVLPHPQGLGPLFTGQWNLYAQNPDSSNHLFSTSQGAGTAILTLLGGFHPQTQSLWLTDMAHHHLAIAILFLIGGHMYRTNFGIGHSIKYILEAHIPLGGRLGRGHKGLYDTINNSIHFQLGLALASLGVITSLVAQHMYSLPAYAFIAQDFTTQAALYTHHQYIAGFIMTGAFAHGAIFFIRDYNPEQNADNVLARMLEHKEAIISHLSWASLFLGFHTLGLYVHNDVMLAFGTPEKQILIEPIFAQWIQSAHGKTSYGFDVLLSSTNSPALNAGRSIWLPGWLNAINENSNSLFLTIGPGDFLVHHAIAPGLHTTTLILVKGALDARGSKLMPDKKDFGYSFPCDGPGRGGTCDISAWDAFYLAVFWMLNTIGWVTFYWHWKHITLWQGNVSQFNESSTYLMGWLRDYLWLNSSQLINGYNPFGMNSLSVWAWMFLFGHLVWATGFMFLISWRGYWQELIETLAWAHERTPLANLIRWRDKPVALSIVQARLVGLVHFSVGYIFTYAAFLIASTSGKFG; from the coding sequence ATGAACGAAAGATTAGGGATTCAATTATGCATAATTTGGGATCCCCATTTTGGTCAACCGGCTGTAGAAGCTTTTACTCGAGGGGGTGCTCTTGGCCCAGTGAATATTGCCTATTCCGGTGTTTATCAGTGGTGGTATACAATTGGTTTACGTACTAATGAGGATCTTTATACTGGAGctatttttctattatttctttctttcatATCCTTATTAGCGGGCTGGTTACACCTACAACCGAAATGGAAACCGAGCGTTTCCTGGTTTAAAAATGCCGAATCCCGCCTCAATCATCATTTGTCAGGACTATTTGGAGTCAGTTCCTTAGCTTGGGCAGGGCATTTAGTCCATGTGGCTATTCCAGGATCCAGAGGAGAATATGTTCGATGGAATAATTTCTTAAGTGTATTGCCTCACCCTCAAGGATTAGGGCCACTTTTTACAGGTCAGTGGAATCTTTATGCTCAAAACCCCGATTCTAGTAATCATTTATTTAGTACTTCGCAAGGCGCGGGAACTGCCATTCTAACACTTCTCGGGGGATTCCATCCTCAAACGCAAAGTTTATGGCTTACCGATATGGCCCATCATCATTTAGCTATTGCAATTCTTTTTCTCATTGGTGGTCATATGTATAGAACTAATTTCGGTATTGGGCACagtataaaatatattttagaaGCACATATTCCTCTGGGGGGTAGATTGGGGCGTGGACATAAGGGTCTTTATGACACAATCAATAATTCAATTCATTTTCAATTAGGCCTTGCTCTAGCCTCGTTAGGGGTCATTACTTCTTTGGTAGCTCAACACATGTATTCGTTACCTGCTTATGCGTTTATAGCACAAGACTTTACTACTCAAGCTGCGTTATATACTCATCATCAATACATTGCAGGATTTATTATGACAGGGGCTTTTGCTCATGGAGCTATCTTTTTTATTCGAGATTACAATCCCGAACAGAACGCGGATAATGTATTGGCAAGAATGTTAGAGCACAAAGAAGCTATCATATCCCATTTAAGTTGGGCCAGCCTATTTCTGGGGTTCCATACTTTGGGACTTTATGTCCATAATGATGTCATGCTTGCTTTTGGCACTCCAGAGAAACAAATCTTGATCGAACCTATATTTGCCCAATGGATACAATCTGCTCATGGTAAAACTTCATATGGTTTCGATGTACTTTTATCTTCAACGAATAGTCCGGCGCTGAATGCGGGGCGAAGCATATGGTTGCCGGGTTGGTTAAATGCTATTAATGAGAATAGTAATTCTCTATTCTTAACAATAGGGCCTGGAGACTTCTTGGTTCATCATGCTATTGCTCCTGGTTTACATACAACTACATTGATCTTAGTAAAAGGTGCTTTAGATGCACGTGGTTCCAAGTTAATGCCGGATAAAAAGGATTTTGGTTATAGTTTTCCTTGCGATGGTCCGGGACGAGGTGGTACTTGTGATATTTCTGCTTGGGACGCATTTTATTTGGCAGTTTTCTGGATGTTAAATACCATTGGATGGGTTACTTTTTATTGGCATTGGAAGCACATTACATTATGGCAGGGTAATGTTTCACAATTTAATGAATCTTCAACCTATTTGATGGGATGGTTAAGAGATTATCTATGGTTAAATTCTTCACAACTTATCAATGGGTATAACCCCTTTGGTATGAATAGTTTATCAGTCTGGGCGTGGATGTTCTTATTTGGACATCTTGTTTGGGCTACTGGATTTATGTTCTTAATCTCATGGCGCGGATATTGGCAGGAATTGATTGAAACTTTAGCATGGGCTCATGAACGCACACCTTTGGCGAATTTGATTCGATGGAGAGATAAACCTGTGGCTCTTTCGATTGTCCAAGCAAGATTGGTTGGATTAGTCCACTTTTCGGTAGGTTATATATTTACTTATGCAGCTTTCTTGATTGCCTCTACATCAGGTAAATTTGGTTAA
- the LOC127082832 gene encoding 30S ribosomal protein S3, chloroplastic, which produces MGQKIHPLGFRLGATQSHDSIWFAQPIIYSKNIKEDKMIRYCIVHYILNTINGSLEFDVDISGYGIGRIKIQKRIDRIKVIIYMGLPNLLKEEVKAQRIEELKTHVQKKVNCVNRKIKLGITKIANIYRDPHILAQFIAQLLLNRISFCKAMQKGIELVEQADTKGVQIQIAGRIDGKEIARVEWIREGRVPLQTIRAKIDYCSYPVVTIWGVFGIKIWIFLNND; this is translated from the coding sequence ATGGGACAAAAAATACATCCGCTTGGTTTCAGACTTGGCGCAACTCAAAGTCATGATTCTATTTGGTTTGCACAACCAATAATTTATTCCAAGAATATAAAAGAAGATAAAATGATCCGATATTGTATCGTGCATTATATACTAAACACGATAAATGGATCCTTGGAATTCGATGTCGATATCTCTGGCTATGGAATTGGACGAATAAAGATTCAAAAAAGAATCGATCGAATTAAAGTGATAATCTATATGGGACTTCCAAACTTATTAAAAGAAGAGGTGAAGGCTCAAAGAATCGAAGAATTAAAGACTCATGTACAAAAAAAAGTAAATTGTGTGAACCGAAAAATCAAGCTTGGAATTACAAAAATTGCAAATATTTATAGAGATCCTCATATTCTTGCACAATTTATAGCCCAACTATTACTGAATAGAATTTCGTTTTGTAAAGCAATGCAAAAAGGTATTGAATTAGTTGAACAGGCAGATACAAAAGGAGTTCAAATACAAATTGCGGGACGTATCGACGGAAAAGAAATTGCACGTGTCGAATGGATCAGAGAAGGTAGGGTTCCTCTACAAACCATTCGAGCTAAAATTGATTATTGTTCCTATCCAGTTGTAACTATTTGGGGGGTATTTGGAATCAAAATTTGGATATTTCTAAACAACGACTAA